GCCGAGATGCTCGCCACCCACGATCTCGGCGCGGCTCCGCTCTTCGTCCTGCCGGAGACGCAGGTCGACGGCCAGGGGCTGTTGCCCGAGCGGGTGACCGCCCCGCTGGGCGAGTGGTTCGCCCGGCTCGCCGCCGACGCCGAGGCCAGGGCCGCCGTGGTCCGGCAGACCCTGGACGGCGCGCTGGCCGCGCTCGCCCCGATCACCGAGACGCTCGCCGAGGCCGCCGACGAGCAGGCCACCGCCGCCGACGCGCTCGACGACCGGGTCCGGGCCGCGTACCGCGGCGCTCGGCGTACCGTCGAGCAGGGCCTCTCCGACGGTCGGCTGCTCCGGGGCGAGGTGCTGGCCCGCTGGCAGGAGTTCGTCGGCACGGGTGAGTTCTTCCGCACCCTGGAGGCGCGGATCGGCCGGCTCCGCGACCGGCTCGTGGCGACGGTAACCGGGCGTCCGGCCCCCGCCAGCGAGCTGCGCGTCGCCATCGAGTCCCAACTGGTCACCCTGCTGCGCGGGGTGGCCGCCGAGGCGGCCGAGAACGCGTACACCGGGTGGCGGGCCCACCCGGCCGGCGCGGCGCTGCTCGAACCGGAGCTGGCGCACCCCTCCGCCGACCTGCCGGACCGCGCCGAACGGCTGGTCCGCGACTGGCAGCGGGGCGTGTTGGAACTGGTCCGCGCCGAGGGCGGTGACAAACGCTTCGTGGCCCGGACGGCGGCGTACGCGGTCAACGCCACCGGCCTCGCCGTGATGATCGCCGTGTTCGCCTCGACCGCCTTCGTGCCGACCGGACTGGAGGTCGCCACCGGGGCGGGCACCACCGTCGCCGCGCAGGCCGTGCTCCAGGCGATCTTCGGTGACCAGGCGGTCCGCAGTCTCGCCCGGCGAGCCCGGGGTGACCTGCTGGAACGGATCGACGTCCTGCTGGACGAGGAGGCCGACCGGTACCTCGCCCGTACCGCGTCGGTCCGTCCGGAGGCGGACACCGCCGCCGGCCTGCGGGCCGCCGCCGGCCGGGTGGCCGAGGCCCGGGAACACGCCGATCTGGACGTGGCCCGGTGACCGGGATCGTCGGCCGGCTGCGGGAGGCGTTCCGGGGCGGGCAGCGGGTCGACCCGGACGATCTGATCGCCCGCCTGGACGCGGTCCGCCGATTCCTCGCCGCGGTGGACGGTCACCTCCCCGACGAGCGGCTCGTCCCGGCGCACACGCTGGTCGAGCGGGCCGGCACCCGGCTCTCCCTCTCCCGGGACCACACCGTCGTCGCCCTGGCCGGGGCGACCGGCAGCGGCAAGTCCAGCCTGTTCAACGCGCTCGCCCGGCTCGAACTCTCCCCGGTCGGGGTACGCCGACCGA
The nucleotide sequence above comes from Micromonospora pallida. Encoded proteins:
- a CDS encoding GTPase domain-containing protein, which produces MTTHGESATHSGAPAVAARSEPATAAEDPSGTPRTDLPAALAGLRAATAAARFPLELPSAEPARRNAAALTDQLDDYLLPRLARLDAPLLVVVGGSTGAGKSTLVNSLVQARVSAAGVLRPTTRSPVLVCNPTDSVWFRQGELLPGLTRTSEPSEDPRTLQLVTAPALPSGLAFLDAPDIDSVVDANRALAGQLLAAADLWLFVTTAARYADAVPWELLHNARARGAAIALVLDRVPPEATEEVSAHLAEMLATHDLGAAPLFVLPETQVDGQGLLPERVTAPLGEWFARLAADAEARAAVVRQTLDGALAALAPITETLAEAADEQATAADALDDRVRAAYRGARRTVEQGLSDGRLLRGEVLARWQEFVGTGEFFRTLEARIGRLRDRLVATVTGRPAPASELRVAIESQLVTLLRGVAAEAAENAYTGWRAHPAGAALLEPELAHPSADLPDRAERLVRDWQRGVLELVRAEGGDKRFVARTAAYAVNATGLAVMIAVFASTAFVPTGLEVATGAGTTVAAQAVLQAIFGDQAVRSLARRARGDLLERIDVLLDEEADRYLARTASVRPEADTAAGLRAAAGRVAEAREHADLDVAR